The Rhizobium indicum genome has a segment encoding these proteins:
- a CDS encoding amino acid ABC transporter permease — MIEFTFWDILRNLLLATRWTILLSLVSFIGGGVVGLGLLFLRISKRKAFRTVAKYYIELFQGTPLLMQLFIAFFGLGLFGIDVPAWLAAGLALTLWSAAFLAEIWRGCVEAVARGQWEASASLGMGRLQQMRYVILPQALRVAIPPTVGFSVQIVKGTALTSIIGFVELSKAGTVVTNATFQPFTVYGLVALIYFALCWPLSKSSQILERKLNVAHRNH; from the coding sequence ATGATCGAGTTCACATTCTGGGACATTCTGCGCAACCTCCTGCTCGCCACGCGCTGGACGATCCTTCTTTCGCTGGTCTCATTCATCGGCGGCGGCGTGGTCGGGCTGGGGTTGCTCTTCCTGCGTATCAGCAAGCGCAAGGCATTCAGGACAGTCGCGAAATATTATATCGAGCTCTTCCAGGGCACGCCGCTGCTGATGCAGCTCTTCATCGCATTTTTCGGCCTCGGCCTCTTCGGGATAGACGTGCCGGCCTGGCTTGCTGCGGGATTGGCCCTCACCCTGTGGAGTGCCGCCTTTCTCGCCGAAATCTGGCGAGGCTGCGTCGAGGCGGTCGCGCGGGGTCAATGGGAAGCCTCGGCCAGCCTCGGCATGGGTCGGCTGCAGCAGATGCGTTATGTCATCCTGCCGCAGGCGCTGAGGGTCGCCATACCGCCGACGGTCGGTTTCTCCGTGCAAATCGTCAAGGGAACGGCGCTGACCTCGATCATCGGTTTCGTCGAATTGTCGAAAGCCGGCACGGTGGTCACCAATGCCACCTTCCAGCCCTTCACCGTCTACGGGCTCGTCGCTCTCATCTACTTCGCCCTTTGCTGGCCTTTGTCAAAAAGCAGCCAGATCCTGGAAAGGAAGCTCAATGTCGCTCATCGAAATCACTGA
- a CDS encoding amino acid ABC transporter permease — MSHTFLEQLWIARYVIMNGIGVTVSISLLAILAGSILGVFVGLALVYGGVVLRLAVRAYTDIIRGTPVLVLVLASYYVSAAVGLDLGPFSAGVLALAIFCSSHVGEIVRGALQAIPKGQTEAAKAIGLTFTQTFTSVLWPQAMRQCLPAWVNTAAEMVKASTLLSVIGVAELLLRTQEIISRNFMSLQFYFLAGGLYFIINYGIEHFGKYVERKTALPS; from the coding sequence ATGTCCCACACTTTTCTCGAACAACTCTGGATCGCTCGATACGTCATCATGAACGGCATCGGCGTGACCGTGTCGATCTCCCTGCTGGCCATCCTCGCGGGTTCCATACTTGGCGTTTTCGTCGGTTTGGCGCTCGTCTATGGCGGCGTTGTTTTGCGTCTGGCCGTGCGCGCCTATACGGATATCATCCGTGGCACGCCGGTGCTCGTGCTGGTGCTGGCGAGCTACTACGTCTCCGCCGCCGTCGGCCTCGATCTCGGACCGTTCTCGGCCGGGGTGCTTGCCCTTGCCATCTTCTGCTCCTCCCATGTCGGCGAAATCGTGCGCGGGGCGCTTCAGGCGATCCCGAAGGGCCAGACCGAAGCGGCCAAGGCGATCGGCCTGACCTTTACCCAGACTTTCACCTCGGTGCTGTGGCCGCAGGCCATGCGCCAGTGCCTGCCGGCCTGGGTGAATACGGCGGCCGAGATGGTGAAGGCCTCGACGCTGCTCTCCGTCATCGGCGTCGCCGAGCTTCTCCTGCGCACGCAGGAGATCATCTCCCGCAATTTCATGAGCCTCCAGTTCTACTTCCTGGCCGGTGGTCTCTATTTCATCATCAACTACGGCATCGAGCACTTCGGCAAATATGTCGAGCGCAAGACCGCCCTGCCGTCCTGA
- a CDS encoding amino acid ABC transporter ATP-binding protein, translated as MAKTILDIQGLRKTYGIHEVLKGVDCAVQEGEVISIIGSSGSGKTTLLRCINMLEEFQGGTISLDGEEIGYRAEGATRRRKSEKEIARQRALTGMAFQQFNLFPHMSAAENVMLGLVKVKKMAKPDARAIAEKWLDRVGLSARSNHYPGQLSGGQQQRVAIARAIAMSPRLMLFDEVTSALDPELVGEVLQVIKGLAADGMTMLLVTHEMRFAYDVSSRVIFMNQGVICEEGDPKDMFVHPKTERLAEFLKTSSFN; from the coding sequence ATGGCCAAGACCATTCTCGACATCCAGGGTCTGCGCAAGACTTACGGCATCCACGAAGTCCTCAAGGGCGTCGATTGCGCCGTGCAGGAAGGCGAAGTTATTTCCATCATCGGCTCGTCCGGCTCCGGAAAGACCACCTTGCTGCGTTGCATCAACATGCTCGAGGAATTCCAGGGCGGCACGATCAGCCTCGACGGCGAGGAGATCGGCTACCGCGCCGAAGGCGCGACGCGCCGCCGCAAGAGCGAGAAAGAGATTGCGCGCCAGCGCGCGCTGACCGGCATGGCGTTTCAGCAGTTCAATCTTTTTCCGCATATGAGTGCCGCTGAAAACGTCATGCTCGGCCTCGTCAAGGTGAAGAAAATGGCCAAGCCGGATGCCCGCGCCATCGCGGAAAAATGGCTCGATCGTGTCGGCCTTTCCGCCCGCTCGAACCATTATCCCGGACAGCTTTCCGGCGGTCAGCAGCAGCGCGTCGCGATCGCCCGCGCCATCGCCATGTCGCCGAGGCTGATGCTGTTCGACGAAGTGACTTCCGCGCTCGACCCGGAACTGGTGGGCGAAGTGCTTCAGGTCATCAAGGGGCTTGCCGCCGACGGCATGACCATGCTGCTCGTCACGCACGAGATGCGCTTTGCCTACGACGTTTCGTCACGCGTCATCTTTATGAACCAGGGCGTCATCTGCGAGGAGGGCGATCCGAAGGACATGTTCGTGCATCCAAAGACCGAACGGCTGGCGGAATTCCTCAAGACCTCGAGTTTCAACTAG
- a CDS encoding transporter substrate-binding domain-containing protein: MLTRRVFFAIATLAATFGFGSASYADALADITARGTLRVAVPQDFPPFGSVGTDMAPMGYDIDVANLIAEKLGVKTELVPVTSANRVPYLQTNKVDLVISSLGKNAEREKVIDFTTAYAPFFNGVFAPADVSIAKVEDLAGKSIGVTRGAVEDLELTKIAPADATIKRYEDNNGTISAFLSGQVDTIATGNVVAAAILAKNPPKRPEMKFLIKNSPCYIGLNKEQAALLEKVNGIIAAAKTDGSLNAISQKWLGADLPSDL; this comes from the coding sequence ATGCTGACAAGACGAGTCTTCTTCGCAATCGCGACCCTGGCTGCAACCTTCGGCTTCGGCTCCGCGTCTTACGCCGATGCTCTCGCCGACATCACGGCGCGCGGTACGCTGCGTGTCGCCGTCCCGCAGGATTTTCCGCCCTTCGGTAGCGTCGGTACCGATATGGCGCCGATGGGCTACGATATCGATGTGGCCAATCTCATTGCCGAAAAGCTGGGCGTCAAGACCGAACTCGTGCCGGTCACCAGCGCCAACCGCGTTCCTTATCTGCAGACGAATAAGGTCGATCTGGTCATTTCCAGCCTCGGCAAGAATGCGGAGCGCGAAAAGGTGATCGACTTCACCACGGCCTATGCGCCCTTCTTCAATGGTGTGTTCGCACCGGCCGATGTTTCGATCGCCAAGGTGGAAGACCTCGCGGGCAAGAGCATCGGCGTCACGCGCGGCGCCGTGGAGGACCTCGAACTGACGAAGATCGCGCCGGCCGACGCGACGATCAAGCGCTACGAGGACAATAACGGCACCATCTCGGCCTTCCTCTCCGGCCAGGTCGACACCATCGCGACCGGCAACGTCGTGGCCGCTGCAATCCTGGCCAAAAATCCCCCCAAGCGCCCTGAGATGAAGTTCCTCATCAAGAACTCGCCCTGCTACATCGGCCTCAACAAGGAACAGGCGGCTCTTCTGGAGAAGGTGAACGGCATTATCGCCGCCGCAAAAACCGATGGATCGCTCAACGCCATATCGCAGAAGTGGCTCGGCGCCGATCTTCCGTCGGATCTGTAA
- a CDS encoding FitA-like ribbon-helix-helix domain-containing protein has protein sequence MPAVTIRNLSDATHRALKVRAAHHGRSAEAEMREILEAAVRPETRLRLGSALAERSRRLALTNEDFAVLDQARDTLPAKPMSFE, from the coding sequence ATGCCCGCAGTCACAATCAGAAACCTCTCCGACGCGACGCACCGTGCTCTCAAGGTGCGTGCGGCTCATCACGGGCGTAGCGCCGAAGCGGAAATGCGCGAAATCCTCGAGGCTGCCGTCCGTCCGGAAACACGCCTGCGTCTTGGCAGCGCGCTCGCCGAACGGAGCCGTCGCCTCGCGTTGACGAATGAGGACTTTGCCGTTCTGGACCAAGCTCGCGACACATTGCCTGCAAAGCCGATGAGCTTTGAATGA
- a CDS encoding ion channel produces MPFIASLMRRVYLSLSELAWSALFVILVIHLVASYLLFMLAGEGDLVGNPVDFLYYYMVTATTVGYGDLSPKSGLGRIIAVLFVLPGGIAIFTAVLGKLLTNIGTIWRNRMRGLGDYSERAGHIIVLGWQEGQTYQTLRLLHAERQANEPMSVLVAKDLPENPASNYADYIRTERLADADALVRAGVAQARAIIARGANDDETLAAVLIAEDHAPNAHIVAYFADDRTAQMVKQRRPRVEAVGSLAEELLSRSARDPGSSEIAARLLSAASTDTAFSLPVPPLQTPLLYGDVFLRLKRQHNVTLVGMLSQGMTDLNCQDETLMRGGETLYYISGMRLDPAAIAWARMGDVS; encoded by the coding sequence TTGCCATTTATCGCTTCATTGATGCGGCGTGTATATCTCTCGCTCAGCGAATTGGCCTGGTCAGCGCTTTTTGTTATCCTCGTGATCCACCTGGTCGCTTCTTACCTGCTCTTCATGCTGGCCGGCGAAGGCGATCTCGTCGGCAATCCGGTCGACTTTCTTTACTACTATATGGTGACGGCAACGACTGTCGGCTATGGCGATCTTTCTCCAAAATCGGGGCTCGGCCGAATCATTGCCGTCCTGTTCGTTCTTCCCGGCGGCATTGCCATCTTCACCGCTGTTCTTGGTAAGTTGTTGACAAATATCGGTACGATCTGGAGAAACCGCATGCGCGGATTGGGTGATTACAGCGAACGCGCCGGCCATATCATCGTCCTCGGCTGGCAAGAGGGGCAGACATACCAGACGCTCCGGCTGCTGCATGCCGAACGGCAGGCCAACGAGCCGATGAGTGTTCTGGTTGCCAAGGACCTGCCGGAAAATCCCGCCAGCAATTACGCCGACTATATCAGAACCGAGCGGCTTGCCGATGCCGATGCTCTGGTGCGGGCCGGAGTGGCACAGGCGCGCGCGATCATCGCGCGCGGTGCAAATGACGACGAGACGCTGGCCGCCGTGCTGATTGCTGAAGACCATGCGCCCAATGCCCATATCGTGGCCTATTTCGCCGACGACCGCACGGCACAGATGGTCAAACAACGCCGGCCGCGCGTCGAGGCGGTGGGATCGCTCGCCGAGGAGCTGCTGTCGCGTTCCGCTCGTGATCCGGGCTCTTCGGAAATCGCCGCACGGCTGCTGTCGGCCGCTTCCACCGACACGGCGTTTTCGCTGCCGGTACCGCCTTTGCAAACGCCGCTACTCTATGGGGACGTGTTTTTAAGGCTCAAGCGTCAGCATAATGTGACGCTGGTGGGCATGCTGAGCCAGGGCATGACCGACCTCAACTGCCAGGACGAGACGCTGATGCGGGGCGGCGAGACCCTTTACTACATCAGCGGAATGCGGCTAGATCCCGCTGCCATCGCTTGGGCTCGAATGGGAGACGTATCATGA
- a CDS encoding PspA/IM30 family protein has protein sequence MSTWGKIFTAIRGGINEAAEAAADSQSMRILDQEIRDAEQSLRSARSDLAGIMASNKSVMRRLEENRAKETKDTDSARAAISAGRTDLAQGLAQRIARTRAEVQRDQEELDRLLPRQQQMLRTIQETEARIAQMKREVENVKANESLLRAQSAIAHSQSGINTRLGSAVESLERIKKRQEVTAGRIEAGAELAALENGSDLDRQLREAGIGSSSHSADDILAQLMAPKHSVEPILLPAPTGNKD, from the coding sequence GTGAGCACCTGGGGAAAGATTTTCACCGCCATTCGCGGCGGCATCAACGAGGCAGCGGAAGCGGCCGCCGACAGCCAGTCCATGCGCATTCTTGACCAGGAAATCCGCGACGCTGAGCAGTCGCTGCGCAGTGCGCGATCCGATCTGGCCGGCATCATGGCGTCCAACAAGAGCGTCATGCGCCGACTTGAAGAAAACCGCGCAAAGGAGACCAAGGATACCGACAGCGCTCGTGCAGCGATCTCCGCGGGCCGCACGGATCTGGCTCAGGGTCTCGCTCAGCGCATTGCCCGTACCCGTGCCGAAGTGCAGCGCGACCAGGAAGAGCTTGACCGGCTGCTGCCCCGCCAGCAGCAGATGCTGCGCACGATCCAGGAGACCGAAGCGCGCATTGCTCAGATGAAGCGTGAGGTGGAGAATGTCAAAGCCAACGAGTCGCTGCTGCGCGCTCAGTCGGCGATCGCCCATAGCCAGTCGGGCATCAATACCCGTCTCGGTAGCGCCGTCGAAAGTCTCGAACGTATCAAGAAGCGCCAGGAAGTCACTGCCGGCCGCATCGAAGCCGGTGCTGAACTGGCGGCGCTGGAAAACGGCAGCGACCTCGATCGTCAACTGCGCGAGGCCGGCATTGGCAGTTCGAGCCATTCGGCCGACGACATTCTTGCACAATTGATGGCACCGAAACATTCGGTCGAGCCCATCTTGCTGCCCGCGCCGACTGGCAACAAGGACTGA
- a CDS encoding amino acid ABC transporter permease: protein MSYHFEFGWLVEYYPEIIKGILITLELIAIGGVLGISLGIFCAWVRALGPAWLKPIIATYVELIRNTPFLIQLFFIFFGLPSLGFKLSELTAANLAMVVNLGAYSCEIIRAGIQATPKGQFEAGESLAMTRFETFRHVVLVPSLQRIWPALSSQVVIVMLGSSVASQIAAEDLTFAANFIQSRTFRAFEAYIVSTAIYLTLAILLRQVLAVVGGFIFPRRAAK from the coding sequence TTGAGCTATCACTTCGAATTTGGCTGGCTGGTTGAATATTATCCCGAGATCATCAAGGGCATACTGATCACCCTGGAGCTTATCGCGATCGGCGGAGTGCTCGGCATTTCGCTCGGCATCTTCTGCGCCTGGGTGCGCGCACTCGGCCCGGCCTGGCTGAAGCCAATCATTGCGACCTATGTCGAATTGATCCGCAACACGCCGTTCCTGATTCAGCTCTTTTTCATTTTCTTCGGTCTGCCGTCGCTCGGTTTCAAGCTTTCCGAACTGACGGCCGCCAACCTTGCGATGGTCGTCAATCTCGGCGCCTATAGCTGCGAAATTATCCGCGCCGGCATCCAGGCAACCCCGAAGGGCCAGTTCGAGGCAGGCGAGAGCCTTGCCATGACGCGCTTCGAAACCTTCCGGCATGTCGTTCTCGTGCCGTCACTGCAGCGCATCTGGCCGGCGCTGTCGTCGCAAGTGGTGATCGTCATGCTCGGCTCATCGGTCGCGTCGCAGATCGCCGCCGAGGATCTGACCTTTGCCGCGAACTTCATACAATCGCGAACCTTCCGCGCCTTCGAGGCCTACATCGTCTCGACAGCCATCTATCTCACCCTGGCGATCCTGCTCCGGCAGGTGCTGGCGGTGGTCGGCGGGTTCATTTTCCCGAGGAGGGCGGCGAAATGA
- a CDS encoding YjfK family protein gives MIGWFGRDKNERPLPKELGPLSAAIGGALDIDFLSLEAEALAGQPAMPLPRSGPFIIAAYGEVSLDAATVLSRYYDEDHRMIQVMSTSGQPGDVDDISFYQPWDSVVPAGQGEWNRWTGPDGLIGQPSYDADGILYSRFWGEGPERTPLAEFVEKVDDGEAQRSIHQTCMLYYRPLGSTREMLLINVERDLDLGQSQAGSSVEFLIGYGLAPADVRRV, from the coding sequence ATGATCGGCTGGTTCGGCAGAGACAAGAACGAAAGGCCCTTACCCAAAGAACTTGGCCCGTTGAGCGCCGCCATCGGCGGGGCGTTGGACATCGATTTCCTCTCCCTCGAAGCCGAGGCTTTGGCCGGCCAGCCGGCCATGCCGCTCCCACGGAGCGGCCCGTTCATCATTGCCGCCTACGGTGAGGTTTCGCTCGATGCCGCGACGGTTCTGTCGCGCTACTACGATGAAGACCATCGGATGATTCAGGTGATGTCGACGTCGGGCCAGCCGGGTGATGTCGACGACATCAGCTTTTATCAGCCCTGGGACAGCGTCGTGCCTGCCGGGCAGGGCGAATGGAACCGCTGGACCGGGCCGGACGGCCTGATCGGTCAGCCAAGCTACGATGCCGATGGCATCCTCTATAGCCGCTTCTGGGGCGAAGGCCCGGAGCGCACCCCATTGGCGGAGTTTGTCGAGAAGGTCGACGACGGTGAGGCGCAGCGCTCCATTCACCAGACCTGCATGCTGTATTATCGCCCGCTTGGCTCGACGCGCGAAATGCTTTTGATCAATGTCGAGCGCGACCTCGATCTCGGACAGAGCCAGGCAGGCAGCTCGGTGGAATTTCTGATCGGCTACGGACTCGCTCCGGCCGATGTTCGCCGCGTCTGA
- a CDS encoding amino acid ABC transporter ATP-binding protein, producing MSLIEITEVRKSFGTTEVLKGINLDVEAGEVIAIIGKSGSGKSTLLRCINGLETITDGSISVAGAQLLDDEVHLKALRLKVGMIFQQFNLFPHLSVGGNVMLSQTVVKKTPKAEAEATARKMLERVGLGHRFDAYPDELSGGQQQRVAIARALAMQPTALLCDEITSALDPELVAEVLAVVRELAAEGMTLLMVTHEMKFARDVCNRVVFMHQGRVHEAGRPEEVFANPQTAELKQFLGVS from the coding sequence ATGTCGCTCATCGAAATCACTGAAGTCCGCAAGAGCTTTGGCACCACCGAAGTGCTGAAAGGCATCAATCTCGATGTGGAGGCCGGCGAGGTCATCGCCATTATCGGCAAGAGCGGTTCGGGCAAATCGACCCTGCTTCGCTGCATCAACGGCCTGGAAACCATCACCGACGGCTCCATCTCCGTGGCCGGCGCGCAGCTACTCGATGACGAAGTGCATCTGAAGGCACTGCGCCTCAAGGTCGGCATGATCTTCCAGCAGTTCAACCTCTTCCCGCACCTGAGCGTCGGCGGCAACGTCATGCTGTCGCAGACCGTGGTCAAGAAGACCCCGAAGGCCGAAGCCGAGGCCACCGCCCGCAAGATGCTGGAGCGGGTGGGGCTGGGCCACAGGTTCGACGCCTATCCCGACGAGCTCTCGGGCGGCCAGCAGCAGCGCGTCGCCATCGCCCGCGCGCTCGCCATGCAGCCGACCGCACTTCTCTGCGACGAGATTACCTCCGCGCTCGATCCGGAACTGGTCGCCGAAGTTCTGGCCGTCGTGCGCGAACTTGCCGCCGAGGGAATGACGCTCCTGATGGTAACCCACGAGATGAAGTTCGCCCGCGACGTCTGCAACCGCGTCGTCTTCATGCACCAGGGCCGAGTCCACGAAGCAGGCCGGCCGGAGGAAGTCTTTGCCAATCCGCAGACTGCAGAACTGAAGCAGTTCCTCGGCGTCAGTTAA
- a CDS encoding GntR family transcriptional regulator: MQDSHTSESTQKTIEETIVSGILSAKIRPGTRLSENQLATLFSVSRTRVREAMMRLETRGIVHVSPRRGWFVVEPSAEEAIAVYEARRVIESGLLRSMRVLTGEGREALDAHLNKEKSAMAAGDRQHLIYLMGDFHIRIAELSGNAIIVDILRDLTARTILISMLYQSEFHAAQSHDGHCRIFEAMQAGDFVRAAELSIEHLDEVEMGLDLTTRPDPLSELRSSLSLPPKAVSSGPTVRPKKPQLQRSN; encoded by the coding sequence ATGCAAGATAGCCACACATCTGAGAGCACGCAGAAAACCATCGAGGAGACGATCGTCTCTGGGATTCTTTCAGCCAAAATTCGGCCTGGGACGCGTCTCAGCGAAAACCAGCTGGCAACGCTCTTCAGCGTGTCTCGAACCCGCGTCCGTGAAGCCATGATGCGCTTGGAAACACGCGGTATCGTGCATGTCAGTCCGAGACGAGGCTGGTTTGTTGTCGAGCCGTCTGCTGAAGAGGCGATCGCGGTCTATGAGGCACGGCGCGTCATCGAGTCCGGATTGCTGCGCAGCATGCGCGTGCTGACAGGCGAGGGACGCGAAGCGCTCGACGCGCATTTGAACAAGGAAAAAAGCGCAATGGCTGCGGGCGACCGCCAGCACCTGATCTATTTGATGGGCGATTTTCACATCCGCATCGCAGAATTGAGCGGCAACGCCATCATCGTCGATATCCTCCGCGATCTCACCGCGAGGACGATCCTCATTTCGATGCTCTATCAGTCTGAATTTCATGCAGCACAGTCTCATGACGGGCATTGCCGCATCTTCGAGGCCATGCAAGCGGGTGATTTCGTCAGAGCTGCCGAGCTCTCTATCGAACATCTGGACGAAGTGGAAATGGGCCTCGACCTGACCACACGCCCGGATCCGCTCTCGGAACTGCGCAGTTCGCTGTCACTCCCTCCCAAGGCCGTGTCCTCCGGCCCAACTGTCAGACCCAAAAAGCCACAACTTCAAAGGAGCAATTAA
- a CDS encoding amino acid ABC transporter permease: MGYTLNFAAVWRNFDFLLSGLALSLGLAVISILIGAAIGLVVAFALTSKSRFAVVPARIYVTVIRNLPILVLVLFVFFALPQMGLRLDKIKSFVLVLSLYSGAYLAEVFRAGLLSIPRGLTEAGLAIGLTGMQIRSSIIAPLMLRNVLPSLSSTIISLFKDTSLAAAIAVPELTFAARKINVESFRVIETWMVTSALYVATCFLIAAVMRFVERRLALPR, from the coding sequence ATGGGTTACACGTTGAATTTCGCTGCCGTCTGGCGCAATTTCGATTTTCTTTTGAGCGGGCTCGCGCTCAGCCTCGGCCTTGCGGTGATCTCAATCCTGATCGGGGCCGCGATCGGCCTTGTGGTGGCCTTCGCGCTGACGTCCAAAAGCCGCTTTGCGGTCGTGCCGGCACGGATCTATGTCACTGTCATTCGCAACCTGCCGATTCTCGTCCTGGTGCTTTTCGTCTTTTTCGCGCTGCCGCAAATGGGTTTGCGCCTCGACAAGATAAAAAGCTTCGTCCTGGTTCTGTCGCTTTATTCCGGCGCCTATCTGGCCGAAGTGTTCCGCGCCGGGCTGCTGTCCATTCCAAGAGGGTTGACGGAAGCGGGGCTTGCCATCGGCCTGACAGGGATGCAGATCCGCAGCTCCATCATCGCTCCACTGATGCTGCGCAACGTGCTGCCATCGCTGTCCTCGACGATCATCTCACTCTTCAAGGACACCTCGCTCGCCGCCGCTATCGCCGTGCCCGAGCTGACGTTTGCCGCCCGCAAGATCAATGTCGAGAGCTTCCGCGTCATAGAGACCTGGATGGTCACATCCGCGCTCTATGTCGCGACCTGTTTCCTCATCGCCGCCGTGATGCGCTTCGTCGAGCGCCGTCTGGCCCTGCCGAGATAA
- a CDS encoding YjfI family protein: protein MEDFLETWNLTTLTRLFAADPDALGDVDVAVPEQGDVICVTLKEKGDLDVFVAVSGERDILVSAVLVPCKDVSNREAFERMVLKTHKFVPLSSFGITTIDGEEWYELFGSLSARSPAETVVEEVAILAANAVDAAHMIEEWKSGEIAA, encoded by the coding sequence ATGGAGGACTTTTTGGAGACCTGGAACCTCACCACTTTAACGCGCCTGTTCGCCGCCGATCCCGACGCACTGGGCGATGTGGATGTAGCCGTACCCGAACAGGGCGACGTCATATGCGTGACTCTTAAGGAAAAAGGCGATCTCGACGTCTTCGTCGCGGTAAGCGGGGAGCGCGACATCCTTGTCAGCGCTGTTCTGGTGCCTTGCAAGGACGTGTCCAATCGAGAAGCCTTCGAACGTATGGTGCTGAAGACCCATAAGTTCGTGCCGCTCTCCAGCTTCGGCATCACCACGATCGACGGTGAGGAATGGTATGAATTGTTCGGCTCGCTGTCAGCACGCTCGCCGGCCGAGACGGTGGTCGAGGAAGTCGCGATTCTGGCTGCCAATGCCGTCGATGCGGCACATATGATTGAAGAATGGAAAAGCGGGGAGATTGCAGCGTGA